In Sphingobacteriales bacterium, the genomic stretch CCAAAAAAAGTTCCTATTATAGCAAAAACTTATTCATCACCATCGGTATATCCTACGCTCCTCAATTCTGTCGTATAGACAATGGCTATGTATTATGGTCACTTTATTTTTTTATTTCTTGTAAAAAATGAAAAAAAATTCCGCCGCCTGATGTTATCCTCCACTACAAGCCGATGTAGCCCTCCATCGTTTTGACCAAGCCATTTTTCAATTAGATACTACGCAACTGCTGCCTTCTACTCAAAAATTAGCAGTGCAATACCCCGATTTTTTTCCTTTTTATGTGCAAGAACTGATGCAACTCGGCTTGTGGAACACTGCCGACAGCAGCCAAAATCTTCCAAATACTGCCAAAGAATTGTCGGCATTCATCAACAACAGCGATATGCGCGGTGTGTATGATAGTGTGCAAACGCATTTTAAAGAAGCAGGTTTTCCGAAAAAGATTTTGAACAAGCCTTTCACTATTATAAATATTATTTCCCCAACCGCCGCATACCCGATATTTATACTTGCATTTCGGCATTTAAAGTAGCTGCTTTTACCTACGATACCACCGCTTTGGGCGTTAGCTTGGATATGTATTTGGGAAAAAAATTATCCAGTGTACTCCTTAGTGGGTATTCCGAAATATCTTTCTGATTTTTACGAGCCGCGCTATCTTGTTTCTAACAGCATCAAAGCGTGGGTAATGAATATGATGAGTGACGAAGGGCGGCAACTCCGTCTGATTGATAAAATGGTGCGAAACGGTAAAATGCTCTACATTGCCGATAAACTGCTGCCGCCACCCCCGACAGTATCAAAATGACATATACCGCCGACCAAATGCAATGGTGCGAGCGCGAAGAATTTAATATCTGGACGTTTTTTTTAGAAAATAACTTGCTCTACGAAACCGAAAGCCGAAAAGTAGATAAATATGTACACGAAGCTCCGACCAGTTCGGTATGCCCCAGAATCTCCCGGAAATATAGGCTCGTGGATAGGTTGGCGTATTGTGGACAGCTATATGAAAAAAAATCCGAACTCTCTTTGGAGGCTCTGATACAAATGAAAGACGGACAACAGATATTGCAAGCCTCGGCTACAAACCTTTGCGCCCATAAAAATGGGCTAAGGTGCGTTTGCCATACAAAAAATTCCAACTTTCTGAACTATTTTTGCTGCATCTTTATTAAAAAAGAGTGCTAAAAGAACTATTATTTTTTATAAAAAAACACAACTATAACCTCAGATAATTATGAGCAATATAGATAAATTTACGGAAGTTATTGCCAACGGATACACAACCAAAGGCGACAGTTTTGTGCTCGGTGCTGCTATGCTTGATGAACAACATATCGTGAAAAACTTGCTCGTAAAAGCTCCTTTGCGCACGCTCAACCGCCACGGCTTGATAGCAGGTGCTACCGGAACAGGTAAAACAAAAACGATTCAGGGCATTGCCGAATCTTTATCCAATAAAGGAATTTCGGTGTTTTTGATGGACATCAAGGGCGACTTGAGCGGAATTGCCGAAGCCGGTGACTGCAATCCTAAAATAGATGAACGACACGAAAAAGTAGGCATAGCTTGGGAGCCGCACTATTTGCCCGTAGAGATGCTCTCACTATCAAAGAAAGGGTGTGCGCCTTCGTGCTACCGTCAGCGAATTTGGACCAGTGCTTTTTTCCAAAATTCTCGACCTCAATGAAGTACAAAGCGGTATCGTTTCCGTTATTTTTAAATGGTGCGATGACTGCAATTTTCCTTTGCTGGATTTAAAAGATTTTAAAAAAGTGCTCCAATACATCACCAAAGAAGGAAAAGATGAAATAGAAGCCGATTATGGGGCTGTTTCGGAGGCTTCTACGGGTACTATTTTGCGCAAGGTGATAGAATTGGAGCAGCAGGGAGCTGATGTGTTTTTCGGAGAACGCTCTTTTGACCCGCGCGATTTAATGGATATTCGTGATGGCAAAGGATTGATTTCGGTGGTGCGACTGATGGATTTGCAAGACCGCCCGAAATTGTTTTCTACATTTATGTTGAGTTTGCTGACAGAAATTTATGCCACTTTTCCCGAAGTTGGCGATGCCGAAAAACCCAAATTGGTGTTTTTTATTGATGAGGCTCATCTGATTTTCAACGAAGCCTCTAAAGCGTTGCTCGACCAAATAGAAACTATCATCAAACTGATTCGTTCCAAAGGTGTGGGCATTTTCTTCTGCACCCAAAATCCGAGTGATATTCCTGATGCGGTGTTGAGCCAGTTGGGTATGAAAATTCAACACGCTTTGCGTGCTTTTACCGCCAAAGACCGCAAAATGATAAAACTCACCGCCGAAAATTATCCTTTGTCGGATTTTTATCAGGTTGATGAGCTATTGACTTCTTTGGGTATCGGCGAAGCCGCTGTGACGGTATTGGACGAAAAAGGTCGCCCCACCCCGCTGGCACGCACGCTGCTGTGTGCACCGGGTACGCGTATGGACATACTCAATGATGCGGAAATGAGCCAACTCATAGCACGCTCGCAGTTGGCGGCTACCTACAACGAAGTCATCGACCGCCACAGTGCTTACGAAATATTAAACCAAAAAATACAAACCACCGTGCCGCCTGTTGCCGAAAAAGCCGACACTACCCGCACTGTTCAAAAAGCAGCACCTGTGCCCAAAGAAGAGCCTTCGTTTTTTGATACTTTGTCTAAAAATCGTATGGTAAAGCAGGTGGGTACTTCTTTGGTGCGCGAAGTAACGCGCGGCTTGATGGGTATGTTTTTCGGAAAAAGACGTTAGTTTTTTCCGAAAAAATCATCTTTTTATTTTAAAAAGCTCCTTATTTTTTTATGAATCTTTCTTTGCAAGGAAAAATGCTTTGGTATGCGGCGGAAGTCAGGGTATTGGGTGGGCAAGTGCGGTAGAATTGGCAAATTTTGGCGCGCGTATTACGCTTTTTGCCCGCGATGCAGCGCGATTGGAGCAAGCAGCAGCGCAGTTGCCGCGACCTTTTGGGCAGGCGCACGATTTTTTGACAGCCGATTTCAGCGAGCCGCAAACGGTGCAGCAAACAGCAGCACGATATATACAACAGTATCCCGATTTATCTTTTCAGATACTTATCAACAATAGCGGCGGTCCGAAAGGCGGAGCTATCACCAATGCTGCCACCGAAGAATTTTTGGCGGCGTATCAACAGCATATTTTGTGTAGTCATTTATTGGCGCAAACGCTTTTGCCCGCTATGAAAGCGGCACAATATGGTCGTATTATTAATATTATTTCAACTTCTGTTAAAATTCCCATATCGGGATTGGGCGTTTCTAATACCACACGCGGAGCTATGGCGAGTTGGGCAAAAACTTGGGCAAATGAAGTAGCTGCCTTTGGAATAACGGTGAATAATGTGCTGCCAGGATTTACGGCAACGGCGCGGCTGCACAGCCTCATCGAAGCCAACGCCGCAAAAGCAGGTGAAAGCACACAACAAATTACAAAGGCAATGCTCTCAAGTGTGCCGGCGGGGCGTTTTGGCGAAGCAGCAGAGGTGGCGGCGGCGGTGGCGTTTTTGGCAAGTCGGCGGCAGCCTATATCAATGGCATCAATTTGCCCGGTTGATGGCGGGCGCACGGTTGTTTATAGAAAAAAAGTGAAGGAAAAATATTTTTCACCCTTCCAGCATTTCAACCAAATCGGCTACCTGCGAAAAATTGCGCAAGCCCAATGATATTTCATCATCGCCACTCAACAACAGTCCCTTTAAAAAAGGTAAGGTGTGTAGCGTTTTTTGTAAGGAATCGGTGGTAAAATTCATTTTCAAAAACAGCTTTTCTCCTGCAAAACGGAGTGCCTGCAATGCCTCCAACTCTTCGGCTGATAGATTGATGTGTCCAAAATCCAGTATCAACATCTCATGATATATATATCGGGTTGTGTGCCGAGTGCGCTTATCTGGTGGATAGCTTCAGGAACGCTGTGCACCGAAATACGCCGAAAAATCGTTTGAATTTGTGGCAACAAAAGGTCGCGGTGCAAATTTTTGTTGCTTACAACGGCACTAATACCAATTTCAAAACATATATCGTTGAGCGCGTCTTCGGGAGGTTGCCGCCATCAGCTACTATTTGTGTGCCGCTAATCCAAGCGGTCAGTTCTTTGGCTTGCGCCGTTGATATGCAATGCGGCGAGGCTTCATCAAAGCAAAAACACAAAAACTCTGCACCCGAAGCCGCAAAATAGCGGGCATCGGAAAGGTGTGTGAGTTGGTCGGCAAAGAGCGTAGTACGGAGCAGCACGATACTTTGATGGAAATGTTGTTATTGTTGCTGTTGTTTATGCAGAGAAAGAAGAGCCGCAGCCGCACGAAGAAGTGGCATTGGGATTGTTAAAAATAAATCCGCGATTGTTAAGACCGTGCAGAAAATCTACTTCCATGCCACTGATGTACAAAAGGTGAGCACGGTTGATGAAAATGCGAATGTTGTGTATGAAATATTCCTCGTCTAATTCATTTTTTTCATCAAAACCCAGCACATAAGAAAGCCCCGAACAGCCGCCGCCTTTTACGCCGAGGCGCAAGCCCTGATGGGCGGGAATTTCTTTATCGTGTATCAAAAATTTGATTTCTTTTACTGCTCCTTCTGTGAGGCGAACGGGACATTCCGTGCCACTGAGTGTTTGAGTATCGGAAGATATATTATTTGTCATAATGATATAAAATTTTAATTTATATACCCATTTTTTGATATTTTAAACTCAAACCTGCCTTTCAAAAAAGTAATTAAAGTTTGATTTTATTGACCAAAAAGATAATTTTTTGTGATAAATGTACTGGCTAAACAATTAAACAACAAAGATACACCAACAATGTTTCTTTTTTTTCGACAAGATAAATTTAAAAATCATGATACCCAAAATCATTAAATAGCTTGTGGAAAACAAAATTGTTCAAAGAAAAAGGATCAAATGTTTCGTTTTTTTTACTTGCCGTCTAATATCAGCGGGGTTTTGTTATCGCCCATAATCACTACTTTGGCGTTGTTGGAAGTGGCGAGTTCGCGGTAGGCTTTGATGGTTTCGTAGCGCAGCATCTGGTCGCTCAGGCTGCTGTTCAATATTTTTTGATAATCGGTAATACCTTGCGCTTCTACACGTTTGCGCTCGGCTTCCTGCCTTTCTTTTTGCAACACAAATGCCATTTTTTGCGCTTCCTGCTCCGCATTTATTTTGGATTCAATGGTGAGCTTTACGGATTCGGGTAAGTTGATGTTGCGCACCAGTAGCTCCTCCAATTCCAAGCCACGTGCTTTAAATTCCGCCGAAATATCTTTGAATATCCGATTCTGAAATTCTTCGCGTTTGGTGGAGTACAAATCTACGGCATTATAATAAACGGCATTGTCGCGGATTTTGGTGCGGGTGATGGGGCGCACAATGACTGATTGATATTCTCTGCCGATTTCGCGGATAATTTTGGGTGCTTCTGTGGGAATAATACGATACAGCACTGTTAAGTCTATCGTAACCTCCAAACCATCTGACGACAATACCCGAATGGCATCATCGCCCGATTGGTCGCCCTCGTCGTGCACGCCCGACATGGTGTAGTTTTGGGTGCGGGCATCTAATTCGTGGATTTTTGTAAGCGGATTAATCAGGTGCAAGCCGCTTTCCAGCACTTTATCATTTACTTTGCCAAATAAATTTTTTACGCCTACCATTCCTGCATCTATTTGTATGACCATAGATGACAGTGCGCCAACTATGATAGCGGCTATGCTCACCAAACGCAATGTTTTTGCGACAGATTGCAATTGCGCATTTGCCTGAAACATAAAAACAAAAGACATTATCAAAAATATAATGCCTATAATAAGAAGTGCCATAATAAATAAGATAGAATGTTAATTTGAATATAGTTTAGTATCAACATTTTTTTGTCGGTTTGCGTTCTTTTTTTTATCAAAATCATCATTTCATATTATTATGTGTATTTATTGACAACTTTTAACATCAGAACACCCTTGTTTCTTTAATAACTTAATATCTTTGCAAAAACACATTTGTTGAATATTTTATTCTTAACTCATTTACTTTTATAACAACAATGATTAAAAGAACAATGTTGGCTTGGCTCACAGTATGCAGTATGAGCCTTGCTG encodes the following:
- a CDS encoding SDR family oxidoreductase, with the protein product MLKSSLFFYESFFARKNALVCGGSQGIGWASAVELANFGARITLFARDAARLEQAAAQLPRPFGQAHDFLTADFSEPQTVQQTAARYIQQYPDLSFQILINNSGGPKGGAITNAATEEFLAAYQQHILCSHLLAQTLLPAMKAAQYGRIINIISTSVKIPISGLGVSNTTRGAMASWAKTWANEVAAFGITVNNVLPGFTATARLHSLIEANAAKAGESTQQITKAMLSSVPAGRFGEAAEVAAAVAFLASRRQPISMASICPVDGGRTVVYRKKVKEKYFSPFQHFNQIGYLRKIAQAQ
- a CDS encoding iron-sulfur cluster assembly accessory protein, which gives rise to MTNNISSDTQTLSGTECPVRLTEGAVKEIKFLIHDKEIPAHQGLRLGVKGGGCSGLSYVLGFDEKNELDEEYFIHNIRIFINRAHLLYISGMEVDFLHGLNNRGFIFNNPNATSSCGCGSSFSA
- a CDS encoding prohibitin family protein, encoding MALLIIGIIFLIMSFVFMFQANAQLQSVAKTLRLVSIAAIIVGALSSMVIQIDAGMVGVKNLFGKVNDKVLESGLHLINPLTKIHELDARTQNYTMSGVHDEGDQSGDDAIRVLSSDGLEVTIDLTVLYRIIPTEAPKIIREIGREYQSVIVRPITRTKIRDNAVYYNAVDLYSTKREEFQNRIFKDISAEFKARGLELEELLVRNINLPESVKLTIESKINAEQEAQKMAFVLQKERQEAERKRVEAQGITDYQKILNSSLSDQMLRYETIKAYRELATSNNAKVVIMGDNKTPLILDGK